The Sinorhizobium sp. B11 genomic interval TCGAGATGGAGCGGCTGCGGATTATGGGAGAGCGTGGTGAAGAGCAGGTTGTCGGTTTCCGTGACGGTGCGGTGGATCTCGTGGGCGATCCGGTCGCCGACCATCCATTCGTCGAAGTAGCGGCCGGCCATCAGTGCTCTTCCTTCATGACGCTGGCGATGAGCTGGTTTTCCGAGACCCGCGTGCCCACGGAGACCGGCAGTTTGCCGACCATGCCGTCAAAGGGCGCACGCAGCGTATGTTCCATCTTCATCGCCTCCACCGTCAGCAGCCTGTCGCCCTTGGCAACGCGATCGCCTTCCGCGACATCGACGGAAATGACGAGACCCGGCATCGGCGAAAGGATCGCGCCATCGCCGGCTCCCTGATGCGCTTCGACTTCGCTGGCGACGGGAAGGCCGATCGGCCAGGCATTGCCGCCATCGAAGAGAACGACGGTATCGCCGAACCTGACGGCATTGGTTTCGAGGCCGGAGCGGACGTGCCCCCAATAGAGATGGTCGCCGACGCGGACGCGCGCGCGGCTATCGCCTGTGCTCGCAACACGCAGGCCGGCGAGGGCTGACCAGGGATCGGTGGCTTCTTTCGCTGCCAATGCCGTCGCTGCCCCGTCGATCGTCGTCTCGTCGGGCTCCTTCGGCAGCAGGGTTTCACCGTGACGGTCGAGAAAGCCCGTATCGATCTTTGCCGCTTGGAAATCCGCGTCGATGGCGACGCGCGCGAGCAGACCGGCATTGGATTTTACCGGCCAGATTTCGATGCTTTCGCAGGCCCTGGTGAGTCTCGCGAGGGCTGCGTCACGATTTGGGCCGTGGGCGATGATCTTGGCAATCATCGGATCGTAGAAGGCGGTGATTTCGTTACCCTCCTCGACGCCGCTGTCGACGCGGACATTTTTAGGCAAGCGCAGATGATCGAGATGGCCGATCGAGGGCAGGTAGCCGGCAGCAGGGTTTTCGGCGTAAAGGCGAGCCTCGAAGGCCCAGCCGTTCATCAGGATATAGTCTTGTCCCTTCGGCAGCGGCTCGCCGGCGGCGACCTTCAGTTGCCAGAGCACCAGATCCTCGCCGGTGATGGCTTCGGTGACAGGGTGCTCCACCTGCAGCCTCGTGTTCATCTCCATGAACCAGATGCGATCCGG includes:
- a CDS encoding acetyl/propionyl/methylcrotonyl-CoA carboxylase subunit alpha codes for the protein MMESLLIANRGEIARRIIRTAKALGIRTIAVYSEADANLPFVTEADEAIAIGPAPARESYLSQERILEAARRTGAAAIHPGYGFLSENAEFAEAVENAGIIWVGAPPAAIRAMGLKDAAKQLMQAAGVPVTPGYMGADQSDERLAAEAMATGYPVLIKAVAGGGGKGMRRVDRPEDFAELLASCRREAASSFGDDRVLIERYIANPRHIEVQVFADRFGNCVHLFERDCSLQRRHQKVIEEAPAPGLDAGTRASICEAAVKAAKAVNYMGAGTIEFIADASGGLRPDRIWFMEMNTRLQVEHPVTEAITGEDLVLWQLKVAAGEPLPKGQDYILMNGWAFEARLYAENPAAGYLPSIGHLDHLRLPKNVRVDSGVEEGNEITAFYDPMIAKIIAHGPNRDAALARLTRACESIEIWPVKSNAGLLARVAIDADFQAAKIDTGFLDRHGETLLPKEPDETTIDGAATALAAKEATDPWSALAGLRVASTGDSRARVRVGDHLYWGHVRSGLETNAVRFGDTVVLFDGGNAWPIGLPVASEVEAHQGAGDGAILSPMPGLVISVDVAEGDRVAKGDRLLTVEAMKMEHTLRAPFDGMVGKLPVSVGTRVSENQLIASVMKEEH